Proteins found in one Ornithorhynchus anatinus isolate Pmale09 chromosome 8, mOrnAna1.pri.v4, whole genome shotgun sequence genomic segment:
- the FAM133B gene encoding protein FAM133B gives MGKRDNRVAYMNPIAMARSRGPAQSAGPTIQDYLNRPRPTWEEVKEQLEKKKKGSKALAEFEEKMNENWKKELEKHREKLLGGSESSSKKKERKKKEKKKSGRSSSSSSPSSDSSSSSMDSDEEDKKQGKKKRKKKYRPHKSSEGSGSESESDGKDSLKKKKKSKDEHEKEKDVKSLSKKRKKVDHGDKPASSESFSESDPAEEVQAKKKKSGEERDKATASIISILSELIKVELQHISVVC, from the exons GCTTACATGAATCCGATCGCCATGGCCAGGTCCCGGGGCCCCGCCCAGTCAGCGGGGCCCACCATACAGGACTACCTGAATCGGCCGCGGCCCACGTG GGAAGAAGTGAAAGAGCAactagaaaagaagaaaaaaggttcCAAAGCATTAGCTGAATTTGAAGAAAAGATGAATGAG AACTGGAAGAAAGAGCTGGAaaagcacagagagaagttaCTGGGGGGAAGTGAGAGCTCCTCCAAAAAGAAAGAG agaaagaaaaaggaaaagaagaagtccGGTAGG TCTTCGTCGTCTTCTTCACCGAGCTCTGATTCTTCCAGCAGCTCAATGGATTCTGATGAGGAG GATAAGAAACAAggtaagaagaaaagaaaaaagaagtacCGGCCGCACAAGTCTTCGGAGGGCTCGGGCTCTGAGTCCGAATCCGACGGCAAG GACAGcttgaaaaagaagaagaagtccAAAGATGAGCATGAGAAAGAAAAG GACGTCAAAAGCCTCagcaagaagaggaagaaggttgATCATGGAGATAAGCCAGCGTCATCTGAGTCATTCTCGGAGTCAGATCCTGCAGAAGAG GTACAAGCCAAAAAGAAGAAAAGCGGGGAAGAAAGAGACAAAGCAACAGCAAGTATCATTTCCATTCTTAGTGAGCTGATAAAAGTGGAACTCCAGCATATCTCTGTTGTGTGCTAA